From a region of the Armatimonadota bacterium genome:
- the rpoC gene encoding DNA-directed RNA polymerase subunit beta': MQDVNNFDAVKIGLASPEQIRMWSRGEVKKPETINYRTLKPERDGLFCERIFGPQKDWECHCGKYKRIRYKGIICDRCGVEVTRAKVRRERMGHIELAAPVCHIWYLKGVPSRIGLLLDISPRSLERVVYFAAYLVIDPGSVKELQKKQLLTENEYRELREKYGNAFRAAMGAEAVKELLVEMDLDQEAKRLRAEIASSTGQKRIKILKRLEVVEAFRKSGNRPEWMILDVIPVIPPDLRPMVQLDGGRFATSDLNDLYRRVINRNNRLKRLLDLGAPEIIVRNEKRMLQEAVDALIDNGRRGRPVTGPNNRPLKSLSDLLKGKQGRFRQNLLGKRVDYSGRSVIVVGPKLKLHQCGLPKEMAIELFKPFVMKKLVERNLAQNIKNAKRMVERQRPEVWDVLEDVVREHPVLLNRAPTLHRLGIQAFEPVLIEGKAIQIHPLVCTAYNADFDGDQMAVHVPLGAAAQAEARILMLSAYNILLPASGKAVASPQRDIILGCYYLTQEKEGVRGEGKVFSTPAEAVLAYEHGTVDVHARVKVRLAPGTEPIETTVGRIIFNEAIPEELRFVDQVCDRKILSQIVSDAYTRLGPTKTAQLLDALKDLGFRFATQSGLSIAMADIVPPPEKERLLAEAQRRVDTIDTQYRRGLITDEERYLRTVDVWNEATEAVTNAMLKHFDVFNPLYMMALSGARGNIQQIRQLAGMRGLFTDPSGRIIEIPIKSNFREGLTVLEYFIGMHGQRKGLADTAIRTSESGYLTRRLVDVAQDVIIREEDCGTARYVIMEPIREGDEVTVPLRDRITGRVAADDVVPSRHRKPLVAAGEEITEELAEAIEEAGITAVPVRSVLTCETRYGVCSKCYGRNLATGKPVEIGEAVGIIAAQSIGEPGTQLTMRTFHTGGVAGFDITQGLPRVEELFEARKPKGQALIAEISGKVSIEEARVRKIVIATKDRRVEYNVPFGQRLLVQDGDRVEAGQRLTEGSANPHDILRIQGVEAVQRYLVQEIQGVYRSQGVEINDKHIEVIVRQMLRRVKVRDEGDTELLPGEVVDLFTLREENRRVEERGGRPATYDPVLMGITKASLATESFLSAASFQETARVLTDAATRGKVDPLIGLKENVIIGKLIPAGTGMARYRQIKVAAQL; the protein is encoded by the coding sequence GTGCAGGACGTCAACAACTTCGATGCGGTGAAAATCGGCCTCGCCTCGCCCGAACAGATCCGGATGTGGTCCCGCGGCGAGGTCAAGAAGCCGGAGACGATCAACTACCGCACGCTGAAGCCCGAGCGTGACGGTCTGTTCTGCGAGCGGATCTTTGGGCCGCAGAAGGACTGGGAGTGCCACTGCGGCAAGTACAAGCGCATTCGCTACAAGGGCATCATCTGCGACCGGTGCGGGGTGGAGGTGACCCGGGCCAAGGTGCGCCGGGAGCGGATGGGCCACATCGAGCTGGCCGCGCCCGTCTGCCACATCTGGTACCTGAAGGGCGTCCCCAGCCGGATCGGGCTGCTGTTGGACATCTCCCCGCGGTCGCTGGAGCGGGTCGTCTACTTCGCCGCCTACCTGGTCATCGACCCCGGCTCGGTGAAGGAGCTGCAGAAGAAGCAGCTGCTGACCGAGAACGAGTACCGCGAGCTGCGCGAGAAGTACGGCAACGCCTTCCGGGCTGCCATGGGGGCCGAGGCTGTCAAGGAGCTGCTCGTGGAGATGGACCTCGATCAGGAGGCCAAGCGCCTGCGTGCGGAGATCGCCAGCAGCACCGGCCAGAAGCGGATCAAGATCCTCAAGCGACTGGAGGTCGTAGAGGCATTCCGCAAGAGCGGCAATCGTCCAGAGTGGATGATCCTCGACGTGATCCCCGTGATCCCACCGGATCTGCGGCCCATGGTACAGCTGGACGGAGGGAGGTTCGCGACCAGCGACCTCAACGACCTGTACCGAAGGGTGATCAACCGGAACAACCGGCTGAAGCGGTTGCTGGACCTGGGGGCGCCCGAGATCATCGTCCGCAACGAGAAGCGGATGCTGCAGGAGGCGGTGGACGCGTTGATCGACAACGGGCGCCGCGGCCGGCCCGTGACCGGTCCGAACAACCGCCCCCTGAAGTCGCTGAGCGATCTGCTGAAGGGCAAGCAGGGCCGATTCCGGCAGAACCTGCTGGGCAAGCGGGTGGACTACTCCGGGCGCTCGGTGATCGTCGTCGGACCCAAACTCAAGCTGCACCAGTGCGGTCTGCCTAAGGAGATGGCGATCGAGCTGTTCAAGCCGTTCGTCATGAAGAAGCTCGTCGAGCGCAACCTGGCCCAGAACATCAAGAACGCCAAGCGCATGGTGGAGCGGCAGCGGCCGGAGGTGTGGGACGTGCTGGAGGACGTGGTGCGCGAGCACCCCGTGCTGCTGAACCGTGCTCCGACGCTCCACCGGCTCGGGATCCAGGCGTTCGAGCCCGTGCTGATCGAGGGCAAGGCGATCCAGATCCATCCGCTGGTGTGCACCGCGTACAACGCGGACTTCGACGGAGACCAGATGGCCGTGCACGTGCCCCTGGGGGCGGCGGCGCAGGCCGAGGCGCGCATCCTGATGCTGTCCGCGTACAACATCCTGCTGCCGGCGTCCGGGAAGGCCGTCGCGAGTCCGCAGCGTGACATCATCCTCGGCTGTTACTACCTGACGCAGGAGAAAGAGGGCGTGCGCGGAGAGGGCAAGGTGTTCTCCACCCCCGCCGAGGCCGTGCTGGCCTACGAACACGGCACCGTGGACGTGCACGCTCGGGTCAAGGTTCGGCTGGCCCCGGGAACGGAGCCCATCGAGACGACCGTCGGACGCATCATCTTCAACGAGGCGATCCCCGAGGAACTGCGGTTCGTGGACCAGGTCTGCGACCGAAAGATCCTGTCGCAGATCGTCTCCGACGCCTACACGCGGCTGGGGCCGACGAAGACCGCCCAGCTTTTGGACGCGCTGAAGGACCTCGGATTCCGGTTCGCCACACAGTCGGGTCTGAGCATCGCGATGGCGGACATCGTCCCGCCCCCCGAAAAGGAGCGCCTGCTGGCCGAAGCGCAAAGGCGCGTGGACACGATCGATACCCAGTACCGGCGGGGGCTCATCACCGACGAGGAGCGCTACCTCCGGACGGTGGACGTCTGGAACGAGGCGACCGAGGCGGTCACGAATGCGATGCTCAAGCACTTCGACGTTTTCAACCCGCTGTACATGATGGCGCTCAGCGGTGCGCGGGGAAACATCCAGCAGATCCGGCAGCTCGCCGGGATGCGGGGCCTGTTCACCGATCCGTCGGGTCGGATCATCGAGATCCCGATCAAGAGCAACTTCCGCGAGGGCCTCACCGTCCTCGAGTACTTCATCGGGATGCACGGGCAGCGCAAGGGGCTGGCGGACACCGCGATCCGTACGAGCGAGTCCGGATATCTGACCCGGCGCCTGGTCGACGTCGCCCAGGACGTCATCATCCGCGAGGAGGACTGCGGCACGGCTCGCTATGTAATCATGGAGCCGATCCGCGAGGGCGACGAGGTCACCGTTCCCCTGCGCGATCGGATCACTGGGCGTGTGGCGGCGGACGACGTCGTGCCGTCTCGGCACCGCAAACCGCTGGTGGCCGCCGGCGAAGAGATCACGGAAGAACTCGCCGAAGCGATCGAAGAGGCCGGCATCACCGCGGTGCCCGTGCGGTCGGTGCTCACCTGCGAGACGCGCTACGGGGTGTGCAGCAAGTGCTACGGCCGCAACCTGGCGACCGGCAAGCCCGTGGAGATCGGAGAGGCGGTGGGCATCATCGCCGCTCAGTCCATCGGCGAGCCGGGCACCCAGCTCACGATGAGGACGTTCCACACGGGCGGGGTGGCCGGGTTCGACATCACGCAGGGTCTGCCGCGCGTGGAGGAGCTGTTCGAGGCGCGCAAGCCCAAGGGGCAGGCACTCATCGCGGAGATCTCCGGGAAGGTCTCGATCGAGGAAGCGAGGGTGCGCAAGATCGTGATCGCGACCAAGGATCGCAGGGTGGAGTACAACGTGCCGTTCGGGCAACGGTTGCTCGTCCAGGACGGCGACCGGGTGGAGGCCGGGCAGCGCCTGACCGAGGGGTCGGCGAACCCGCACGACATCCTGCGGATCCAGGGCGTGGAGGCGGTGCAGCGGTACCTGGTACAGGAGATCCAGGGCGTCTATCGGTCGCAGGGCGTCGAGATCAACGACAAGCACATCGAGGTGATCGTCCGCCAGATGCTGCGTCGGGTGAAGGTCCGCGACGAGGGCGACACGGAGCTGCTGCCAGGCGAGGTGGTGGACCTGTTCACCCTGCGCGAGGAGAACCGCCGCGTGGAGGAGCGGGGCGGCCGGCCGGCGACCTACGACCCGGTGCTGATGGGGATCACGAAGGCGTCGCTGGCGACCGAATCGTTCCTGTCGGCCGCGTCGTTCCAGGAGACGGCCCGGGTGCTCACCGATGCGGCGACCCGGGGCAAGGTGGATCCGCTGATCGGGCTGAAGGAGAACGTCATCATCGGCAAGCTGATCCCGGCCGGCACGGGGATGGCCCGCTACCGTCAGATCAAGGTGGCGGCACAGCTCTGA
- a CDS encoding cytochrome c oxidase assembly protein gives MRSVFAHVPAEGIATLGWHDWNPDPLVVLGLAAITLLYHLHPRIQPRHGHVVAFWAAQAALVVALLSPLEVGAAYLFWLHMLQHLILTLVAAPLFVLATPVGFLGWLSRRPLVGAVLDFLWAPWPALVGYNAVFLFWHLPPAYNLTLHSNAVHVVQHLTFLASAVVFWGVVLGSAPRRIPYGVRIAVVVATAVVQFIPAFVIALSDRVLYAYADAPRLWGWSALDDQRFGGALMWVLMNLAYVTAALALLVPALRQEGTRRGAHHA, from the coding sequence ATGCGGTCGGTCTTCGCTCACGTCCCCGCCGAAGGCATCGCCACGCTGGGGTGGCACGACTGGAACCCAGACCCCCTGGTCGTCCTCGGGTTGGCTGCCATCACCCTCCTGTACCACCTGCATCCGAGGATCCAGCCGCGCCACGGTCACGTCGTGGCGTTCTGGGCGGCCCAGGCCGCTTTGGTCGTCGCGCTGCTCTCGCCGCTGGAGGTGGGGGCGGCCTACCTGTTCTGGCTGCACATGCTGCAGCACTTGATCCTGACCCTTGTTGCGGCACCGCTGTTCGTCCTCGCCACGCCGGTGGGGTTCTTGGGGTGGCTGTCGCGACGTCCGCTCGTCGGTGCGGTGCTGGACTTCCTGTGGGCACCCTGGCCGGCGCTGGTCGGGTACAATGCGGTCTTCCTGTTCTGGCACCTCCCGCCCGCGTACAACCTCACGCTGCACAGCAACGCGGTGCACGTCGTACAGCATCTGACGTTCTTGGCATCGGCGGTCGTCTTCTGGGGCGTCGTGCTGGGGTCGGCGCCCCGTCGGATCCCCTACGGGGTTCGGATCGCCGTCGTGGTTGCCACAGCGGTGGTGCAGTTCATCCCCGCCTTCGTGATCGCACTGTCGGACCGCGTGCTCTATGCATACGCGGACGCCCCGCGCCTGTGGGGTTGGTCGGCCTTGGACGACCAGCGGTTCGGCGGGGCACTGATGTGGGTGCTGATGAACCTCGCGTACGTGACCGCGGCGCTTGCCCTGCTCGTCCCCGCCCTGCGCCAGGAGGGCACACGCCGCGGCGCCCACCACGCATGA
- a CDS encoding cytochrome C oxidase subunit IV family protein, whose protein sequence is MEPQAHPSGPHAEDHGYRVYGTTWFWLLIITIAEVGITFLHIPRVLMVLGLVGMAIAKAVLIMAYFMHLKFERRTLTYMIGLPMILIVVLYFALWPDALLLF, encoded by the coding sequence ATGGAACCGCAGGCACATCCGAGCGGGCCGCACGCCGAGGATCACGGCTATCGCGTCTACGGCACGACGTGGTTCTGGCTGCTGATCATCACGATTGCCGAGGTCGGGATCACCTTCCTCCACATCCCGCGGGTGCTCATGGTGCTCGGGTTGGTGGGCATGGCGATCGCGAAGGCGGTGCTCATCATGGCCTACTTCATGCACCTGAAGTTCGAGCGCCGGACGCTCACGTACATGATCGGTCTGCCGATGATCCTGATCGTCGTCCTGTACTTCGCCCTCTGGCCGGACGCGCTGCTGTTGTTCTGA
- a CDS encoding cytochrome c oxidase subunit 3, with translation MAQAVAQRRPAGQWGGGVSPFGIGWGKLMMWVFILSDAFTFGGLLAAYGAARAVAGTWPHQAEVFGLELVGTMTFILITSSATMAVAVHAAKRGDHLLVERFLLLTILGGLTFLGMQAYEWTHFIHEGARLGSNPWGVPAFSATFFIITGFHGSHVTSGVIYLMYVFLRARRERHELEAWRHPLRDHAGRRIDPGAKVRLLTQPDRAETTVERVHPSWGKLVVLVPGKTTNNAAMLPAEAVEVVEEGSPQPIPVDLQTRADRVENAGLYWHFVDLVWVFVFTLMYLI, from the coding sequence ATGGCACAGGCGGTCGCACAACGCCGGCCCGCAGGACAGTGGGGCGGCGGCGTCTCCCCCTTCGGCATCGGGTGGGGAAAGCTCATGATGTGGGTCTTCATCCTCTCCGACGCCTTCACGTTCGGCGGCCTGCTGGCCGCCTACGGCGCCGCGCGGGCGGTCGCCGGGACCTGGCCGCACCAGGCCGAGGTGTTCGGACTGGAGCTGGTTGGCACGATGACGTTCATCCTGATCACTAGCAGCGCGACGATGGCCGTCGCGGTGCACGCCGCCAAGCGCGGCGACCACCTCCTCGTGGAGCGGTTCCTGTTGCTGACGATCCTGGGCGGCCTAACCTTCTTGGGCATGCAGGCCTACGAGTGGACGCACTTCATCCACGAGGGAGCGCGGCTGGGATCCAATCCCTGGGGCGTTCCGGCGTTCAGTGCCACGTTCTTCATCATCACGGGGTTCCACGGCAGCCACGTCACCAGCGGCGTCATCTACCTCATGTACGTCTTTTTGCGGGCGCGGCGCGAACGGCATGAACTCGAGGCGTGGCGCCACCCCCTGCGCGACCACGCCGGCCGCCGCATCGACCCCGGCGCGAAGGTCCGCCTGCTCACGCAGCCGGATCGGGCGGAGACGACGGTCGAACGCGTGCACCCATCGTGGGGCAAACTCGTCGTCCTCGTTCCCGGCAAGACCACCAACAACGCCGCGATGCTGCCCGCCGAAGCGGTGGAGGTCGTCGAAGAGGGCTCCCCACAGCCGATCCCCGTGGACCTGCAGACGCGCGCCGACCGCGTCGAGAACGCAGGGCTGTACTGGCACTTCGTCGATCTGGTGTGGGTGTTCGTGTTCACGTTGATGTACCTGATCTAG
- a CDS encoding cytochrome c oxidase subunit 3, protein MTITVREIKPPAPPRRRPPGDGDGSGHGLAWTPPRAVPMATWLLVGAIAMFFVALTSALLVRRASGEWAAISAPPMLWLTTVAIAASSLAVERARAALRFGDTAALGRRLRWAVGFGVAFVVGQFATWQTLAAAGVYLATNPHSSYFYLLTGAHVVHLLGGFAGMALVAGRAARHDRTLRAAADGLAIYWHFLAGLWIYLFTVLFWI, encoded by the coding sequence GATGGCGACGGTTCGGGGCACGGGTTGGCCTGGACGCCGCCGCGCGCCGTGCCGATGGCGACGTGGCTGCTGGTCGGCGCGATAGCGATGTTCTTTGTCGCGCTCACCAGCGCGCTGCTGGTCCGCAGGGCCTCCGGAGAGTGGGCCGCGATTTCGGCTCCGCCGATGCTGTGGCTGACGACCGTGGCGATCGCCGCCAGCAGCCTGGCGGTCGAACGGGCCCGCGCGGCGCTGCGATTTGGCGACACCGCGGCCCTCGGCCGCCGGCTTCGCTGGGCGGTGGGGTTCGGAGTGGCGTTCGTGGTCGGCCAGTTCGCCACCTGGCAGACCCTGGCGGCTGCGGGCGTCTACCTCGCAACCAACCCGCACAGCTCGTACTTCTACCTCCTGACGGGTGCGCACGTTGTGCACCTGCTCGGGGGGTTCGCGGGGATGGCTCTGGTCGCCGGGCGGGCTGCTCGGCACGACAGGACGCTGCGGGCGGCCGCGGACGGGCTTGCCATCTACTGGCACTTCCTCGCCGGCCTGTGGATCTACCTGTTCACCGTACTCTTCTGGATCTGA